The Miltoncostaea oceani genome includes a region encoding these proteins:
- a CDS encoding class I SAM-dependent methyltransferase → MTGARNATSTGADRGRGHPIFAALYDRSLASAERGWLGDQRRALLGAAEGVVLEIGAGTGANLPHMPATATSIVLSEPDPAMRRRLVARVERSGRAGVLVDPSPAERLDMPDGSVDTVITTLALCSVADPARALAEARRVLRPGGRLLFLEHVRGAGRRARWQDRITPVWRRAAAGCHLDRDTVAAIRDAGFVVESVRITDDGPGLRVAKPYAVGSAVTPA, encoded by the coding sequence ATGACCGGCGCGCGGAACGCCACATCGACCGGGGCGGACCGGGGGAGGGGACACCCGATCTTCGCCGCGCTCTACGACCGCAGCCTCGCGTCGGCCGAGCGCGGGTGGCTCGGCGATCAGCGGCGGGCACTGCTCGGCGCCGCCGAGGGGGTGGTGCTCGAGATCGGGGCGGGCACCGGCGCCAACCTGCCGCACATGCCCGCCACCGCGACATCCATCGTCCTCAGCGAGCCCGACCCCGCGATGCGCCGCCGGCTCGTCGCCCGCGTGGAACGGTCGGGTCGCGCCGGCGTCCTGGTCGACCCGTCTCCCGCCGAGCGCCTCGACATGCCCGACGGGAGCGTCGACACGGTCATCACGACGCTCGCCCTCTGCTCGGTCGCCGACCCCGCCCGGGCGCTCGCCGAGGCCCGCCGCGTCCTGCGACCCGGTGGGCGCCTGCTGTTCCTCGAGCACGTGCGCGGCGCCGGTCGGCGGGCGCGGTGGCAGGACCGGATCACGCCGGTGTGGCGCCGTGCCGCCGCCGGCTGCCACCTCGACCGCGACACCGTCGCGGCGATCCGCGACGCCGGCTTCGTGGTCGAGTCGGTCCGGATCACCGACGACGGGCCCGGCCTGCGGGTCGCGAAGCCCTACGCGGTGGGCAGCGCGGTCACGCCCGCCTGA
- a CDS encoding PQQ-binding-like beta-propeller repeat protein, with the protein MDRRGRRIPGCNGILRADGTCLAATTAADDPRLPLLTYPAFTIGPPGDLPGVPPASGSAVLPGYEWSDGGDDNPLIVQDAGGLAYAAFRGPVDRASGVMLPGVLAAFDPEARIIVWATPGPVRVLTALAAGVLIVEGEGVAAVSPDGSTRWTRPVVRPQTVLTAMADDARGQVYLGRSRRDAAEGVTALTASTGRQVWRTRPTEQARVLAVGRGGRVYLAIDAPALRRSIRAVRWRDGTTAWERRVRGEVRSATELPDGAIAVSIARDRAGDPRSRLLLLDPRHGP; encoded by the coding sequence GTGGACCGGCGCGGACGCCGCATCCCCGGGTGCAACGGGATCCTCCGTGCCGACGGGACCTGCCTCGCGGCGACGACGGCCGCGGACGATCCACGGCTCCCGCTCCTCACCTACCCGGCGTTCACGATCGGCCCGCCCGGGGATCTGCCGGGCGTGCCTCCGGCCTCGGGGAGCGCGGTCCTCCCGGGCTATGAGTGGTCGGACGGGGGCGACGACAACCCCCTCATCGTGCAGGACGCGGGGGGACTGGCCTACGCGGCGTTCCGCGGGCCCGTCGACCGGGCGAGCGGCGTGATGCTGCCGGGTGTCCTCGCGGCGTTCGACCCCGAGGCACGGATCATCGTGTGGGCGACGCCCGGGCCGGTGCGGGTCCTGACGGCCCTCGCGGCCGGCGTCCTCATCGTCGAGGGGGAAGGAGTCGCGGCGGTGTCACCCGACGGCAGCACACGATGGACACGCCCGGTGGTCCGACCCCAGACCGTCCTCACCGCCATGGCCGACGATGCCCGGGGGCAGGTCTACCTCGGCCGCTCTCGCCGCGACGCTGCGGAGGGGGTCACCGCGCTGACGGCGTCCACCGGTCGCCAGGTCTGGAGGACCCGGCCAACCGAACAGGCGCGCGTCCTGGCGGTCGGTCGCGGTGGACGCGTCTACCTCGCAATCGACGCGCCGGCCCTCCGCCGCTCCATCCGCGCCGTGCGCTGGCGCGACGGCACGACCGCATGGGAGCGCCGGGTGCGGGGGGAGGTCCGCAGCGCGACGGAGCTCCCCGACGGGGCGATCGCGGTCTCGATCGCCCGCGACCGCGCAGGAGACCCCCGAAGCCGCCTGCTGCTCCTCGATCCCCGCCACGGCCCGTGA
- a CDS encoding Ppx/GppA phosphatase family protein, which translates to MTTSVTTGIVPRWEWRGFGASDDAVARLRATPPQGVHESAESYFVSRDGENAVKVRDGLLDVKRLEEVDDRGLQRWRPILKSPSPVGAADLLVVLDALGVAAPPLDRDAFRIDELIARTVDGELVRAVAVHKRRTRYAIAGCAAEVTEVTVGGSALVTVAVESEDPARVMAALDELGLDPGLNTSYPRALAAVAGLAGSRGAVIDVGTNSVKLHVGERRGDERRTLADRAVVTRLGEGLQASGALTSEAVARTVDAVCDLARQARRAGAPAIVAVGTAGLRMASDRDVFVAAVRDRCGVEVEVISGDEESRLGYLAAMSAAGPRSGSVVVVETGGGSSQFTVGEGERIRDRFSIDLGAVRLTERHGLGGPVSPDALAAASAEAAAELGRVAGLPRPDALVGMGGAFTNLAAVRHGLTEYDPSVVEGTVLDRPEIDRQIALYRSMTAEERSGIPGLQKGRAEVILAGAVIVRAILDALDAESVTVTDRGLRHALLYERLGADRGWGATP; encoded by the coding sequence ATGACGACGTCCGTCACGACCGGGATCGTCCCCCGCTGGGAGTGGCGGGGCTTCGGCGCGTCCGACGACGCGGTCGCGCGGCTGCGGGCCACCCCGCCGCAGGGCGTGCACGAGAGCGCCGAGTCCTACTTCGTGTCGCGGGACGGCGAGAACGCGGTGAAGGTGCGCGACGGGCTGCTGGACGTGAAGCGCCTGGAGGAGGTCGACGACCGCGGGCTCCAGCGCTGGCGGCCGATCCTGAAGTCGCCGTCCCCGGTCGGCGCGGCCGACCTGCTCGTGGTCCTGGACGCCCTCGGCGTCGCGGCCCCTCCCCTGGACCGCGACGCGTTCCGCATCGACGAGCTCATCGCGCGCACGGTGGACGGCGAGCTGGTCCGGGCGGTCGCGGTGCACAAGCGCCGCACGCGGTACGCGATCGCGGGCTGCGCCGCCGAGGTGACGGAGGTGACCGTCGGCGGGTCGGCGTTGGTGACGGTCGCGGTCGAGTCGGAGGACCCCGCCCGGGTGATGGCCGCCCTCGACGAGCTGGGCCTCGACCCCGGGCTCAACACGAGCTACCCGCGGGCGCTCGCGGCGGTCGCCGGCCTGGCGGGGTCCCGCGGCGCGGTGATCGACGTGGGGACGAACTCGGTGAAGCTGCACGTCGGCGAGCGCCGGGGGGACGAACGGCGGACCCTCGCCGACCGGGCGGTCGTCACGCGGCTCGGCGAGGGGCTGCAGGCGTCGGGCGCGCTCACCTCGGAGGCGGTGGCCCGGACGGTCGACGCGGTCTGCGACCTGGCGCGGCAGGCGCGCCGGGCGGGCGCCCCCGCGATCGTCGCGGTGGGCACCGCCGGGCTGCGCATGGCGAGCGACCGCGACGTGTTCGTGGCGGCGGTGCGGGACCGCTGTGGCGTGGAGGTCGAGGTCATCTCCGGCGACGAGGAGAGCCGCCTCGGGTACCTCGCGGCGATGTCGGCCGCCGGACCCCGGAGCGGCTCCGTGGTGGTCGTCGAGACGGGCGGGGGCAGCTCCCAGTTCACCGTCGGCGAGGGTGAGCGGATCCGGGATCGGTTCAGCATCGACCTGGGGGCGGTGCGCCTCACGGAGCGCCACGGTCTCGGCGGCCCCGTCTCCCCGGACGCGCTCGCCGCGGCGTCCGCCGAGGCGGCGGCGGAGCTCGGCCGCGTCGCCGGCCTGCCCCGGCCGGACGCGCTGGTCGGGATGGGCGGCGCGTTCACGAACCTCGCCGCCGTGCGGCACGGGTTGACCGAGTACGACCCCTCCGTCGTCGAGGGCACCGTCCTCGACCGCCCGGAGATCGACCGCCAGATCGCGCTCTACCGGTCGATGACGGCGGAGGAGCGCAGCGGCATCCCGGGCCTCCAGAAGGGCCGCGCCGAGGTGATCCTGGCGGGGGCGGTCATCGTCCGCGCCATCCTCGACGCGCTCGACGCGGAGTCGGTCACGGTCACCGACCGCGGCCTCCGGCACGCGCTGCTGTACGAACGGCTCGGGGCGGACCGGGGATGGGGCGCGACCCCCTGA